From a single Lasioglossum baleicum unplaced genomic scaffold, iyLasBale1 scaffold0942, whole genome shotgun sequence genomic region:
- the LOC143220410 gene encoding uncharacterized protein LOC143220410, whose protein sequence is MAIKKTPKIEAQVVEAIRRLQAIQGSTPREISSYIAQEYNIPVSEIRRHVHIALKRGVIYGILQRLKGGCYAYNQDFLGSVCLNGGDSDIQERCKRRGRRRKSYRRRLARRRRVRRRSRRRRSRRRRSRRRRKSSRRRRKYRRRRREEFPKEIGLDVTTVTKQPTKSSSPLAKDTSQSNHSTISGDSEAKQE, encoded by the exons ATGGCGATCAAAAAAACACCAAAAATCGAGGCCCAAGTCGTGGAAGCTATTCGCAGGTTACAGGCCATTCAAGGATCGACTCCACGAGAAATCAGCAGTTATATTGCACAAGAATATAATATTCCTGTTTCTGAAATTAGACGTCACGTTCATATCGCCTTGAAGCGTGGTGTGATTTATGGAATTCTTCAGCGTTTGAAAGG AGGATGCTACGCTTACAATCAAGACTTCCTCGGTAGTGTATGCTTAAACGGCGGCGACTCCGATATCCAAGAGCGTTgcaaaagaagaggaagaagaaggaaaaGCTACAGAAGAAGATTGGCGAGAAGACGAAGGGTTCGGCGAAGATCCCGTAGACGAAGATCACGAAGAAGAAGATCACGGAGAAGAAGAAAATCTTCTAGAAGGAGAAGGAAATACAGAAGGCGAAGAAGAGAAGAGTTTCCGAAGGAAATCGGACTCGATGTGACCACCGTGACCAAACAACCGACGAAAAGCAGCAGCCCCTTAGCGAAAGATACTTCGCAAAGCAACCATTCTACCATCTCTGGAGATTCTGAGGCGAAGCAAGAATAA